DNA from Desulfarculus baarsii DSM 2075:
GGCTCCATGGTCTTGCCGAGCCTGGATCTGCGCAAGCGCTTCGGGGCCCTGGAGCTGACCTCCATCACCGCCTTTGTCGACACCAAATACGACATGCTGCTGGACCAGGACATGAGCCCATTGGACGCCATCATCCTGGATTATCAAGAGGACTATCAGACCTTCTCCGAAGAGCTGCGTATCGCCACCACCGACCAGAACGCGGTCTGGCAAGGCATGGCCGGCCTCTATCTGATGCATCAAAAGGGAACCTACGACATGGACTTCCAGTTCGGCTCCCAGGGCGCGTATTTTGGAAGTATTCCCGGCATGTATCAAAAATCAGACTCCGAGCTGACCACCGACAACGCGGCCCTGTTCGGCCAGGTGCAATACCGTCCCTGGGAAAAGGTTGAATTCACCGCCGCCCTGAGGATGGACTGGGAGCGGGTCAAGGTGGATTGGAACACCGCCTACGGCCTGAACGGGACCACATACGGCACGGACAAATATGACGCCGACCAGGATTGGCTGGCCCTGTTGCCCCGGATCAGCGCCGCCTATCTGCTCGCCACCGATCAGCGCATCTACGCCACCATCTACCAGGGCTATCGCTCCGGGGCCTATAACGTGCTCAGCACCAGCCGCGATGTCATCGAGCACAGCGTTGACCCGGAATACACCACCACCTATGAGGCTGGCTACAAGGCCGCCCTGTTCGACAAGCGGCTGAGTTTGCGCGCGGCGATATTTTACGTGGACTGGCGCGACATTCAGCTCTCCGTGGTCAAGGACGGCCTGGTGGTCCTGCAAAACGCCGGCAAGGCCCACAGCTATGGCCTGGAGACCGAGGTTGGCTGGCAGGTTCTGCCCGGCCTGAACATCCTGGCCTCGCTGGGGCTCATTTCGGCCGAATTTGATGAATACAACGGTCACTCCAGCGGCGAGAATCTTTCGGGCAACGATATCCCCAACACGCCCAACTATAAATTCGCCCTGGGCGGCGTCTATCGCCACGCCAGCGGCCTGTTCGCCCAGGCCAGCGCGTCGTGGATCGGCAAGAAATATCTGGAAGAAACCAACGGTTACCAGCAAGACGCCTATGTCTTGATCGACGCCAAAACCGGTTACGAGGCCGAGCGCTGGGCGGCTTACATCTGGGGTCAAAACCTGGCCGACGAGTTGTACGTGGTGCGCGCCCTGGATTTCTACGGCATGGGCTACTACGGTCGCACCGGCCAGCCCCTGGCGGTGGGCGTCGAACTGCAATGGCGCTTCTAGCGGCGGTCCGCCGGGGCCGCGCCAAGGGAAAAGAGGGCGTTGATGACTAGCATCTTGAGCAGGTTCATCGATTCGACGGCCAAACGGCCCCAGGGCAAGTGGGCGCGTCAATACTATGGCGAACCGAAAAGCCACATGAAGGCCTTTGCCCAGACCATGGAAGCCCTGGCCCCGCGGCCCGATGACGCGCACCTGGAGATCGGCTGCGGCGGCGGTTATTTCTTGGGCATGATCCAACCCAAGGTGGCTCGGGTGGCGGCCATCGATCACAGCCCGGAGATGGTGGAGGTGGCCCGCCGGGCCAACCACGACGCCGTGGCCGCCGGCTTGGCCGAGATCGTCCAGGGCGACGCCGAGCGCCTGCCCTGGCCCGACGACAGCTTCACCTGCTCGGCCAACACCTCGATGTGGTTTTTTCTGGAGCATCCCGAGCGGGTGCTGGCCGAGCTGCGCCGGGTGCTCAAGCCCGGCGGCCGCCTGGTCATCACCACCATACGCCGTTCGTGGTTCAACCGCCTGGTCTGGGCCCTTTACGGCCTGCGCCTTTACAGCAACCGGCAGATGGCGCGGATGCTGGGCGACAGCGGCTTTTGCGAGATCGAAGTTGTCTCCAAGGGCCTCATGGGCCAGATCGTCACGGCCCGCAAGCCGGCCGCGTCGGTCCAGGGCCAGGACAAGGCCAACCATGCGCGCCCATAGAAAATATATTCTGCTTTCGGGCCTCTACATCGCCCAGACTCTGCCCGGCCATTTTTTTGGCAACGTCCTTCCGGTGATCATGCGCGGCCAGGGGGCCAGCCTGGCCAGCATCGGTTTTTTGCAGATCATCGCCTTGCCCTGGCTGCTCAAGTTTTTGTGGGCCCCGCTGGTGGACCGGGCCACCGCCCCCGGCGGGCGCTATGCCAGGGTCATCGTGGCCTTGCAACTGATGTTTTGCCTGTGCACGGCCGCCTTGGCCCTGGTGGGCCTGGAGCGCCAGCTGCCCCTGGCGCTGGGCCTGATGGCCCTTTCCTATGTTTTCGCCGCCACCCAGGATATCGCCACCGACGCCCTGGCGGTGCGTTTGTTGAATGACGAAGAAAGGGGGCCCGGCAACGCCGCCCAGACCGGCGGCAACATGCTGGGGGCCCTGCTGGGCTCCGGCGGGGCGCTGATCGCCTATCAATACTTGGGCTGGGCCGGGGTCATGCTGGCGATGGCCCTGGCCCTGCTGTTGCCGCTGGCCCCCCTGGGTTGGCTGGCGTCAGCCATCCCGGCGCGGCCGGGCGCGGGCGGCGAGGCCGGCGCCACGGGCTGGTCGGGCTTTTTTCGCCAAAGGGGGGCCGGACGCTGGACGCTGATGATGCTGATCTCCTACGGCGGCAGCATGGCCTGCGTCATGATAACCAAGCCGTTGATGGTCGATCTGGGCTTTTCGGCGGCGCGCATCGGCCTGTTGACGGGCGTGCACGGCGTGGGCGTGGGCCTGCTGGGCGCGGTGGCCGCCGGCTGGCTGATCCCCAGGCTGGGCCGTCTGGCCGTGCTGCGCGGCGGTTGCCTGCTGGGCGCCGTGGCCGCCGTGGCCATGCTGCCCCTGGCCTGGGGCCAGACGGACACGGCCTATCTGCTGGCGGCCATTGGCCTGGGCGGCCTGGGGTTCGCCGCCACCATGACGGCCATCAACACCATCGCCATGGATTTCACCCGGCCGGGCCACGAAGGGGCCGACTACAGTTTGCAGATAGCCATCTCCATGATCGGCGGCGGCGTGCTGATGGGCTCCAGCGGCTGGCTGGCCCAGGAGATGGGCTATGACGGCGTGTTTTCGCTCTGCGGCGCGCTCTGCCTGGCGGCGGCGGGGCTGGTTTCGCCACTCTGCGGCCGCCAATTGGCGAGGCGCTCGGCGGGTGGGGTCGGGTTGCTCAGCCGCGCCGGGCGCGGAGATATTGGCCGGGCGTGAGCCCGAAGCGCCGCTTGAAGCAGCGGTTGAGGTGACTTTGATCGCAAAAGCCCGCCAGCAAGGCGGCCTCGGCGATGGAGCAGCCAGCGCCGAGCAACTCCCGCGCCCGGTCCAGGCGGGCCTGGCGCAACCACTCGAACACCGTCACGCCGTAGGCCTGCTTGAAGCAGATGTTGAGCTTGCCGTGACTCATGCCCGCCTCGCGGGCCATGTCGAGCAGCGACGGCTGATCGTGGAGGTTGGCGCCAAGCATTTCCAGCACCCGCCGCAAGCCGGCCCTGTCGGCCCGATCCATGGCCCGCGCCGGCCCGGCATGGCGGTGCGACTCGATGAACTGCTCCATCTGAAGTCCCAGCAATTCCAGTACCTTGGCCTCGGTGAACAGGCCGGCGCAAGGCGAGTCCCGGCGGATGGCCAGGATGTCGCGCAACACGGCGTTCATGGGGGCGGTTATAGTCGCGGGCAGCACGAAGCCGTTGGATGATCTCGCGCCCTTGACCAGATCGCGCAGTTGGTCGGGCAGGGCCGGGGAGATGTCTTCGGCCAACTGGCCGAAAAGCCGGGGAGAGACGTCCACCGACAGGCCCAGGACGTGGTCGCCCGCCTGGTAATGGCCCTGGGATATGGTGTGCGGCAGAAACAGCACCCCGCCGCGGCCGGCCAGGTTGGGCGAGTTGAAAAAACGCCTGCGCCCCTGGTCGATGACCGTGTGCACGCGGCCCTTTAGCATGTAGCCAAAGTGCAGGGCGGAGGCCTCGCGCGAAAAACGCAAGGTCATCTCGCCCGTGGGCCGGAAATCCTGGATGATCAACTCCAGGCCCTCCCGCAGCGGCACGTGCGTCAACGCGGCCGCGGCCATTTGGGTCTGGCCGTCGGTCGCGGCGAAGTTGACGCACGGCCAAGCCTCGGCGGGCGGCGTTGCCGCTGGCTCTTGCGCATCGCATGTGCATATCAAGTTAGACAACATATATTTTCTTGTATAAGACAAACAATTCGCCTATGTTTAGCCAAAAAAGCGCGGCCTGTCAAGCGCTCGCCGCGTTTGCGCCGGCCGTGACGCCACGGCGCGGCGGAGGGCGTCGCCGCCGATCGATCGGGCGGGCGATTTGGACAAAGGCGGCCGCTTGGGCCGCATCGGGCATGGTGGGCCAAAATGGGCGGCGAAGCGAAGGGGCTTGTGCGGCGCGGCGAGGAGAGTTCGCTGGCCGGGTTGGAGGAGTCGGGCGTTCCGGCGGGCGTAGAGGGCCAACTGATGGAGGTCAAGCCTGGGCTGCGGGTGGCGGCGGTGGATTGCCGTCCCCAGGATGACCTGCGCATCGAGTTTGAGACCGGCGAGGCCCCGCTGGAGTTTTCCTATTATCTCGCCGGCCGGGCGCGCTACCTGATCGACCATGAGCGCGGCGAGCACGCCTTTGTCAGCGAGGCCGGGCTCAACACCGTGGCGGCCTTCCCACGGTCGCGTGCGGTCATGGAGATCCCGGCGGGGGTCAACGCCCGCATGGTGGCCATTCACATCGAGGCCCATGTCATTGCCGACCATCTGGCCGAACGCCCCAACGCCGTCGTTCCCGAGTTGGCCCACGCCGCGGAAAACGGCGTGTTTCCCTATTGCTTTCGGCCGTCGACGATGCCGCCGTCCATGGCGATCGTGGCCAACCAGATCCTGTCCTGCCCCTATCACGGCGCCGTCCGGCGGCTGTTTTATGAAAGCAAGACGCTGGAGCTGATGGCCCTGCAACTGAGCCAACTGCTGGCCAGCCATCGGCCGACGGCGCATGCGCCGCTGAATCGCCAGGAAAGCGGTCGCATCCAGGCGGCCCGCAACATTCTCCTCGACGACCTGCAAAATCCGCCATCCTTGTTTCAGTTGGCCGGCGCGGTGGGCATGACCCACACCAAGCTCAACAAGGGGTTCAGGGATGTTTTCGGCACGACGGTTTTCGACTATCTGCGGCGGCAGCGCCTGGAGCAAAGCAGGCTGATGATCGACGCCGACGAGATGAACATGGCCGAAATCGCCTACGCCACCGGCTTCAGCAGCCCCAGCCATTTCGCCAAGGCCTTTCTGGCCTATTTCGGCGTCCAGCCCAGCGCCTACCTCAAGGAGGCAAAGGGCCGCCGCGGCGTCCGCCCGCGCTGACCCACCTTCCCGCCGCCTGGCTTTTCGCCGCGCCGTTCAGCAAATGACAGCAATATTTCAGCGGGTGTTAGACCGGCGCGGGGCATGCCTTGTAAATTGCCGGCCATGTCACGGGCGGGGCCCCGCGCGGCGCGGAGAGCCCGCCGTTCACGGCGATATCAGCGAAAGGCAACGTCATGAAACACACGCCGGAGGTGGCCCTGAGCTACGGCCCCCTGCATCAACTGGCCATGGGCCCGCTCAAGGCGGCGCTGCTGAACTGCGCCATCAAGCTGAAGGTTTTCGACCTGCTGAGCCAGGCCCGCGCCGCCGGGGAGGTGGCGGCCGCGCTGGGCCTGCACCCCGAAAACACCAGGCGCTTCCTGGACGCGCTGACCACCATCGACCTGCTGCGCAAACAGGGCGCGACGTATTGCAACCAGCCCATTGCCCAGGCCTTTTTGGTTTCGGGCTCTCTCAGCTCCGTGGCCGCCCTTTTGCTGCAGACGCAGAACGCCGGGCTCAACCCCTTGGACAAGCTGGAGCGGCTGCTGACCCATGGCCCGGACGCGGATGGCCAAGTGATGGATTTCGCCGACGAAAAGATCTGGACCAAGGAAGTCCAGTCGTCGGCCGGTTGGGTTTTCGGCGGCGTCGGGCCGCTCGTGGCCGAAATGGTGGCCGGCCTGCCCGGCTTCGCCTCGTTTGAAAAGATGCTCGACATGGGCTGCGGCCACGGCGCGTTCACCCTCTACATACTGGAAAAAAACCCCAAGCTGCACGGCGTGCTGTTGGATCGGCCGGCCGTGCTGGCGGCGGCCGCCGCGTTCGTCGACGCCTACCAGGCCGGCGACCGGGTGAGCTATCGGCCTGGCGATTACCTGGCCGAGGGCATCGGCGAGGGTTATGACCTGGTTTTCGCCAGCGCCACCCTGAACTTCGCCATCGGCAACCTGCCAGCCCTGCTGGGCAAGGTGTTGGATGCGCTGAAGCCCGGCGGCTGGTTCGTCAGTTTCCAAGACGGCATGACCAACCAACAGACCAAGCCGGAGACCATGCTCGGGGCCGTCATCCCCTCCATGATGATGGGACACGACTATTGCTTCCCGCAGGGCATGATCGCCAAGGCCGCCATCGACGTCGGGTTCCAATCGACCCGTTCTCGCACCGTCGACACGCCCATCGGCGCGATGGATATCGACATGTGCCAAAAGGGCGACCGCGGTTGCCCGCCAGAAACAAAGGAGAGCTGAAGATGTCCATATCCTCCGTGCTCGGATCGGCTTTTGGGTTGTTGGCCATCATGGCCTCGGCGATCGCCTGGGCGGGCCCGGCCATGGCCCAGGAGGCCGCCATGGATCTGGAGCCCGTGGTGGTGACGGCCGAAAAGCGCCAAACCACCCTGCAAGACGTCCCCGCCAGCATCTCGGTCTTCTCGGAGGCCGACATCAAGGACGCCAGGATTCAGACCATCCAGGATTTATCGCGATTGACGCCCAACATGTACATCGCCAACTGGGGCATCCGGGGCACATCCTACGTGTTCGTGCGCGGCGTTGGCTCCATCAACAACGAGCCGGCCATCGGCTACTACGTCGACGACGTGGGCTACATGGACGCCCGCGCCTTTGACGCCAACCTGTTCGACATCGAGCGCATCGAGGTCTTGCGCGGCCCCCAGGGCGCCCTTTACGGCCGCAACTCGCTGGCCGGCGTCATCAACATCATCACCAAAAAGCCCGACAACCAAACCCGCGCGGGCGCCGAGCTGACCGCCGGCAATTACAACAACTATCAGGCCGGCGCGCACGTGGCCGCGCCCCTGGTCGAGGACAAGCTCTTTTTGCGGATGGCGGGGTATTTCGAGACCAGGGACGGATATACCGAAAACGACTTCCTCGACCAGGACGTGGACCACCACCAGTCCTTCAACGGTCGGGCCCAGATGCGCTGGACGCCCAGCGACAAGCTCGACATATCGGCCAACATCGAAGGAGAGAGCGTCGACGACGGCGCCTTCCCCCTGGGCCGCCTGGCGGATTTGCAACGCAACCCCCACCACGTGGCCTACGACCACGAGGGCAAATACAAGCGCGACGCCTTCGGGCCTTCCCTGCGTGTGGTCTACGACGCGCCGTGGTTCCAACTGACCTCCATCACGGCCTACCGCGACTTTGACGACTCGGCCGCCAACGACCAGGATTTCACCATCTATCCCCTGATCACCGCCTATGAAGACATCGCCGACCGCCAGTTCACCCAAGAGCTGCGTTTCGCCTCGCCCGAATCCGACAGCGCCTTGAAGTGGCTGGTGGGCCTCTACGGCTTCAACAAGGACAAAACGCACCACCTGAACCTGAACTTCGCCCCGGACCTTTTGCTGCCGGGCATGTCGGTGGACCGCGACACCGACTCCGATTTGACCACCAACGGCATGGCCGTCTTCGGCCAGACCACCTACACCCTGTTCAAGAAGCTCGACCTGACCGTGGGGCTGCGCTACGACTACGAAAACAACGATATCCACCACGTCTTGTCCATGAGTTCCGGCGAGATGAACCTGGGCTCCAACAAGGTGGACGCCTCGGAAAACAACGGCGCGTGGCTCCCCAAATTCCAGGTGGCCTACCACTGGACGCCGCGCTTGATGACCTACGCCGGCGTGGCCAGGGGCTACAGGTCCGGGGGCTTCAACACCGCCTACGCCGATGAATCGGACATTCGTTTCGACCCCGAATACAGTTGGAACTATGAAGTGGGCCTGAAGACGGCTTGGTTCGAAAATCGGCTCATCGTCAACGCCGCCCTGTTCTACATCGACCTGCAAGACCAGCAGGTGGTGCAACTGCTGCCCTCGGCCGACACCGCCATCCGCAACGCCGGTCAATCGCGCAGCATGGGCATGGAGCTGGAGCTCAGGGCCCTGCTTTGCCAGGGCCTGACCCTGGACGCCGGTTTCGGCTACACCGACGCCGAATACACCGACTACCGCGATCCCTTGGCCGGAGCCGACTACTCCGGCAACAAGGCCGTCCTGGCCCCGGAATACACCTACAACCTGGCCCTGGAATATCGGCGGGGGATCAGCGCGGCGTGGGACGCCTTCCTGCGCGCCGAGCTAAACGGCGTCGGGCCCTTTTATTGGAACGACGCCAACACCCTCAAGCAGGATCCCTACCAGTTGGTCAACCTGAGCCTGGGGTTCGAGAGGGAGGCCTTCGACCTGGTGTTGTGGGCCAGAAACCTCTTTGACGAAAACTACGAGGCCGTGGCCTTCGAGTTTCCCGGCTCCGACCCCGTCGGTCAATCGGGCGACCCGCTCACCTTCGGGGCGACGGTGCGCGTGCGTTTCTGACGGCCCAGGCGTCCCTTGACGCGCATGAACGGCCCGGTCGACGCCCCTGGTCGGCCGGGCCCCATGTTTCGGTATGACTGGCGCCGGCAACCGTTGCCCCGGTGGCGCGCAAGGCGTGATGATGCTAAATAGCATTTAATATCAAAAAGATATTCGCGCCAAATTCCGGCAAGCCCCTTGCAAGGCCGCCCCACCAGACTCTTTGGTGGGCGAGGGGGGCATGGGCAAGGCGGCGGTCGTTTGTTTCGCGGCGATGTTGTCTAGTTATGGCTGCGCGGTCAGCGCGCCGCGTTCCGGCCGCGAGGCCGGGCCATTTTTGCGTGGTGGCGAGGCCGCCCAGGCGGCCCAATGGCTGCCGCTGGCCGTGGTCATTTTCGTGGCGGGCGTGGCCTTGGGCGTGGCGCTGGTGGTATGGGTCAGGCGTTGGCGACTGCGCCGCGCCCTACGGGCCGGCCAGGGCCGCGCGCCGGCCGGCGAACTGCAAAATCTGCAATTGTCACTGATGCTGTTGGAAAAGGCGGCTCAAGGCATCCGTTCGCGGCCCGCCGAAAAGGATCGCGCCGCCGCCGCGCCGCCGCGCCTGAAAATCCTCTAGGGTTGTCCGGCGTGGCTCAGGCGAACAGCGCCGCCGCCGCGTCGGCCATGGCCAAGCCGGCCGGCGTGGGCCGCAGCCGCTTGCCGTGCGCGGTGGCCCAACCGCGTTTGACCACTTCGGCCAGGGCTGGGCCGTAGCGGCCAGTCGGGTCCGCGCCCAGGAGCCGCGCCACCGCCGCCAGGTCCACGCCTTCCACGGTGCGCAGGCCCAGCATGAACAGCTCCAGGGCGCGCTGTTGGGCCGTCAGGGCCTCCTCGAAGGCCAGGGGCTGGCGGCCGGCGGCCACCTCGGATACGTAGCGGCCCACGTCGGCGTGAAAAGCGAAGCGCCGACCAGCCAGATGGCCGTGGGCCCCCGGCCCCAGGGCCAGGTAGTCGTGGCCGCGCCAGGTGTCCTGGTTGTGGCGGCATTGGCGGCCGGGCCGGGCGAAATTGCTGACTTCGTAACGTTGCAACGGCGTGGCGGCGAGGCGTTTCAGTAGCGCGTGCTCCATGGCGGCCAGCGCATCGTCGTCGGGCAGTGGCGGTCGGCCCTTGACGTAGCGTCGGCCAAAGGGCGTTTGCGGACCCAGGGTCAGTTCGTAGAGCGAAAGGTGATCGGTCTCCAGGGCGATGGCCGCTTCCACGTCGGCCACGGCCAGGGCCGCGTCCTGGCCGGGCAGGCCATAGATCAGGTCGACGCTCAGGTTTTTCAGGCCGGCGCGGCGGGCCTGTTCCACGACGCGGATGGTTTGCTCCGGGCCGTGGCGGCGGCCCAGGGCCTGGAGCAGGGCCGGTTGAAAGCTTTGCGCGCCCAGGCTCAGGCGGTTGACGCCACAGGCGGCGATCAGGCGCAGCTTGGCCGGGCCGAGCGTGCCGGGGTTGGCCTCCAGGCTGATCTCGGGGTTGGCCTCCAGGCCGATCGTCCGTTCGACGGCCTCCAGCAGGCCGCCCAAAAAGCGAACCGGCCACATGCTGGGCGTGCCGCCGCCCACATAGACCGTGGCCAGGCGGCGGCCTTCGGCCATCTCCGCCACGGCCGGCAGATGATCCAGCATGGCCCTCGCCAGGGCTTGGGCCGCGGCCGCGTCGAAGGGTTGGGCGAAAAAGTCGCAGTAGGGACAGCGGCCGGGGCAAAAGGGCAGGTGAACATAGAGCCCCAGGCCGGCCGCCGGTTCAGGGGGCGCTGGGCGCATCGATTCGCGTCAGTTGGCGGGCGGTGATGGCGACGTTGGCCCGGCCGCCGTGGGCCATGACGATTTCGTAGCGGCCAGGCTGGAGGGCGATGGTCTGGCCGGTGTGGCCGCGGCCCAGATTTCGGCCTTCAGTGTCGTGGACGGCGTAGGGCCTTGGCTCGCGTCCGGGTTCGAAAAACACCAGCAAGCCGCCCACGGCCGGCAGCTCCAGGATGCGCTCGCCGCCGGGCGGAGTGGCGGCCTTGGCGCGCAGGGGCGGGATGACCTGGGCGATCACTTCGTAGTCGCCCGGCGGCAGGGGCAGGGGGCTCTGAGTGCGGCCGGCCCAGCGGCGGGGGGCCTGGGCCGGGCCGATGGCCGTCAGCGGAGCGCGCCAGGGGCCGTCGGGGCCGGGCAGGTTGACCCTCAGCCGCCCCCACGGGCCCAGGGTGAGGGTCATGGCCTGGCCGGCGGCCAGATCGGCTCGCCAACTGGTGGGCGGCTTGATCACCTGGATGATCATCTCGCCGGCCGCCGCCTGGATCGTGACCGGCAGGGCTTGGTTGGTGGCCAGCAGGCGGCCGCCGGGGGCCGAGGTGACGTTGACCAGCCAGGGCAGATCCTGGCCGTTTTCACCCTTGGCCTCGAGGGTCAGGCGGCCCGTGCCGCCGGCGCGGACGATGGTCTGGCCGCGGCTGGCCACGCGAGCGATCTGGGGCGGTTGGCCCGGGCCGATGGCCGAGTCCTTGGGCCAAACCAGGGCGTAGGAGCCGGGCGGCAGTTGGGCCGGGCGATTGGCCAGGGCCGGCCGGCCAAACTTTTCACCGCCGCCGGGGTGCATTATTTTATAGGTCAGCTCGATGGGGCGGTTGGCCGCGTCGTGGACGACGGCCAGCAGGCTGGCGGGGCTGAGGGCGGCCTGGGCGGCGCGGTGCAGCACCAGGCGGGCGCGGTTGGGCGCCTCCACCGCCAGCAGCTTGCCGCCGCCCAGCAGGGTGACGCGCATCAGGGCCGGGGCGAGCGCTTTGCCCGGCCCCATGGCCACGACATGGGTGAAAGGCCCGTCAGCGCCGGGTGGGTCGCCGGCCAAGATGGCTTGATCCAGCCCGCCGGCCTGGCCCGAGCAGATCAACACCACCGCTCCCGGCCGGCCGCCGGCGGCCCAGGCCAGGGCCCTCCGCATGGCCAGGGCCAGGTCGGGCCGGCCATGGGCCGGCGGCTTGACCAGCCGCGCGCGTTTCAGCGCTTGGGCCGTGGCCGGGGCGATCAACTGGGCGGCGTCATCGGGGCCGGCGGCCCAGACCGCGGCTTCGGCCGTCAGGGGCAACGCCGCCAATTCGCGGCCCAGGGCCTCGGTGGCCGCTTCCAGGCGGGTCTGGCCATGCCAGGGGCCGGCCATTTCCATCGAGGCCTCTAAAATGAAAGCCACGCGGGGTTTGGCCTCCGGCGCGTCTGCGGCCGTGGCCGCCGCCGGCCAGGCCAGCAGCAAAAGCGCCGTCAACAGCCATGGCGCGGAGTGGCGGAAGGGCTTTGGGAGGAACCGAAGCTGCAAAATCACCCCTTCCGCATCTGGGTTTAACGCCTTGCCTGGCATAACAATAATCACCTTTGACCGGCCTTGGCAACAACGGCTCGCTAAAAAAAGGCCTTGACGCGGGCCATAAGGGTGGTTAGCTTCCTATGCCCATGGACCTGGATAACGCCGCATTGAGCCGCGAGGAGCTGCTGGACTGGCTGGGCTTGCGCCTGATCCCCGGCGTGGGTGGGGTGACCTTTGCCCGGCTGCTGGACGCCTTTGGCCGGCCGGGCCGGGCCCTGGGCGCGCCGCTGGAGGCCTTGTCGGCCGTGCCGGGCCTGCGGCGGACGCTGGCCGAGGCCATCAGCCGCCGCGCCTGGAGCGAGGAGCCAAGCCTGCAACTGGAGCGCTTGGCCGAAGTGGGCGGCCGGGTGATCACCCTGGCCGACCCGGAATATCCGCCGCTTCTGGCCAACGCCTTCGCCCCGCCGCCGCTGTTGTTCGTTCGGGGCGACCTGGGGCCTTGCCGCGAGGGCGGGGTGGCCGTGGTCGGCTCGCGCAATATGACGACCTATGGCCAGCGCATGGCCGCCGAATTGGGCCGTGATTTGGCGAGGGCCGGCCTCAGCGTGATCTCCGGCCTGGCCAGGGGCGTCGACGGCCAGGCCCACCGGGCGGCGCTGGAGGCCGGCGGCCACACGGTGGGCGTGTTGGGCTGCGGGCTGGACGTGGCCTATCCGCCCGAACACGCCGGGCTCATCGAACGGATGGCCGGCCAGGGCGCGGTGGTCAGCGAGTTTCCCATGGGTTCGCCGCCGGCCCAGGCCAATTTTCCGGTGCGCAACCGCATCATCGCCGGGCTGAGCCGGGCGGTGGTGGTGGTCGAGGCGGGCCTGCGCAGCGGCGCGTTGATCACCGCCCGCCACGCCCTCGAGGAAAACCGCGAGGTCTTCGCCGTGCCCGGCCTGGCCGGCCTGGCCAGCAGCGCCGGCTGCAACGAGCTTTTGCGGCGCAACGCCGCCCAGCTTCTGGAATCGGCCCAGGACATCCTGGCCCCCGGGGCCCTGGGGCGGGCGCCATCGCCGGCCCGGCCCCGCGCCCTGCTGAGCCAGGACGACGGCCTGCTGCCCGAGGAACGCGCGCTCTTGGCCCTGGTCGGCCCCGAACCCACGCACGTCGACCAGTTGATCCGCCGTAGCGGACTGGACGCCCAAAGCGTGGCCCATCATTTGTTGAATCTGGAATTGGCCGAGCGGGTGCGACAGCTCGCCGGCAAAAGATACGAGTTGGCCTAGTAATGCCCAAGAACCTGCTTATCGTCGAATCGCCAGCCAAGGCGCGCACCATCGGCAAATACCTGGGCCCGGACTTCATCGTCAAGGCCTCGGTGGGTCACATCGTCGATCTGCCGCCCAGCGAGCTTGGCGTCGACCTGGAAAACGGCTTTCAGCCCCATTATCGGGTGATCAAGGGCAAGGACAAGGTCATCAAGGAGCTGCGCGCCGCCGCGGCCAAGGCCGGCGAGATATTTCTGGCCCCCGACCCCGACCGCGAGGGCGAGGCCATCGCCATGCACATCGCCCAGCAACTGGGCCGGCCCCTGGAAAGCTATCACCGCGTGCTCTTTCACGAGCTGACCAAAAGCGCCATCGCCAAGGCCGTGGCCGCGCCGGCCAAGATCGACGTCGATCGCTACAACAGCCAGCAGGCCCGCCGCGTGCTCGACCGCCTGGTGGGCTATCAAATCTCGCCGCTGTTGTGGGACAAGGTCAAGCGCGGGCTCAGCGCCGGGCGGGTGCAGTCGGTGAGCCTGCGCCTGGTGGTCGAGCGCGAACGGGCCATCCAGGCCTTCGAGCCCCAGGAGTATTGGACGGTCACGGCCATGCTCCAGGGCCAGCAACCGCCGCCCTTCGCCGCCCGCCTGGCCCGCCTGGCCGGCAAGAAGTTCGACCCGAAAAACGAAAAAGAGGCCATGGCCGGCGTGACGGCCATCCAAGGCCAGCGTTTC
Protein-coding regions in this window:
- the hemW gene encoding radical SAM family heme chaperone HemW — protein: MRPAPPEPAAGLGLYVHLPFCPGRCPYCDFFAQPFDAAAAQALARAMLDHLPAVAEMAEGRRLATVYVGGGTPSMWPVRFLGGLLEAVERTIGLEANPEISLEANPGTLGPAKLRLIAACGVNRLSLGAQSFQPALLQALGRRHGPEQTIRVVEQARRAGLKNLSVDLIYGLPGQDAALAVADVEAAIALETDHLSLYELTLGPQTPFGRRYVKGRPPLPDDDALAAMEHALLKRLAATPLQRYEVSNFARPGRQCRHNQDTWRGHDYLALGPGAHGHLAGRRFAFHADVGRYVSEVAAGRQPLAFEEALTAQQRALELFMLGLRTVEGVDLAAVARLLGADPTGRYGPALAEVVKRGWATAHGKRLRPTPAGLAMADAAAALFA
- a CDS encoding methyltransferase family protein; protein product: MKHTPEVALSYGPLHQLAMGPLKAALLNCAIKLKVFDLLSQARAAGEVAAALGLHPENTRRFLDALTTIDLLRKQGATYCNQPIAQAFLVSGSLSSVAALLLQTQNAGLNPLDKLERLLTHGPDADGQVMDFADEKIWTKEVQSSAGWVFGGVGPLVAEMVAGLPGFASFEKMLDMGCGHGAFTLYILEKNPKLHGVLLDRPAVLAAAAAFVDAYQAGDRVSYRPGDYLAEGIGEGYDLVFASATLNFAIGNLPALLGKVLDALKPGGWFVSFQDGMTNQQTKPETMLGAVIPSMMMGHDYCFPQGMIAKAAIDVGFQSTRSRTVDTPIGAMDIDMCQKGDRGCPPETKES
- a CDS encoding TonB-dependent receptor, with the protein product MSISSVLGSAFGLLAIMASAIAWAGPAMAQEAAMDLEPVVVTAEKRQTTLQDVPASISVFSEADIKDARIQTIQDLSRLTPNMYIANWGIRGTSYVFVRGVGSINNEPAIGYYVDDVGYMDARAFDANLFDIERIEVLRGPQGALYGRNSLAGVINIITKKPDNQTRAGAELTAGNYNNYQAGAHVAAPLVEDKLFLRMAGYFETRDGYTENDFLDQDVDHHQSFNGRAQMRWTPSDKLDISANIEGESVDDGAFPLGRLADLQRNPHHVAYDHEGKYKRDAFGPSLRVVYDAPWFQLTSITAYRDFDDSAANDQDFTIYPLITAYEDIADRQFTQELRFASPESDSALKWLVGLYGFNKDKTHHLNLNFAPDLLLPGMSVDRDTDSDLTTNGMAVFGQTTYTLFKKLDLTVGLRYDYENNDIHHVLSMSSGEMNLGSNKVDASENNGAWLPKFQVAYHWTPRLMTYAGVARGYRSGGFNTAYADESDIRFDPEYSWNYEVGLKTAWFENRLIVNAALFYIDLQDQQVVQLLPSADTAIRNAGQSRSMGMELELRALLCQGLTLDAGFGYTDAEYTDYRDPLAGADYSGNKAVLAPEYTYNLALEYRRGISAAWDAFLRAELNGVGPFYWNDANTLKQDPYQLVNLSLGFEREAFDLVLWARNLFDENYEAVAFEFPGSDPVGQSGDPLTFGATVRVRF
- a CDS encoding vWA domain-containing protein, with amino-acid sequence MQLRFLPKPFRHSAPWLLTALLLLAWPAAATAADAPEAKPRVAFILEASMEMAGPWHGQTRLEAATEALGRELAALPLTAEAAVWAAGPDDAAQLIAPATAQALKRARLVKPPAHGRPDLALAMRRALAWAAGGRPGAVVLICSGQAGGLDQAILAGDPPGADGPFTHVVAMGPGKALAPALMRVTLLGGGKLLAVEAPNRARLVLHRAAQAALSPASLLAVVHDAANRPIELTYKIMHPGGGEKFGRPALANRPAQLPPGSYALVWPKDSAIGPGQPPQIARVASRGQTIVRAGGTGRLTLEAKGENGQDLPWLVNVTSAPGGRLLATNQALPVTIQAAAGEMIIQVIKPPTSWRADLAAGQAMTLTLGPWGRLRVNLPGPDGPWRAPLTAIGPAQAPRRWAGRTQSPLPLPPGDYEVIAQVIPPLRAKAATPPGGERILELPAVGGLLVFFEPGREPRPYAVHDTEGRNLGRGHTGQTIALQPGRYEIVMAHGGRANVAITARQLTRIDAPSAP